A genome region from Proteus vulgaris includes the following:
- the elyC gene encoding envelope biogenesis factor ElyC — protein MLFLLKKYVAGFLMPLPLLLLIAFFALALLWFTRWQKTGKSLLTVALVLLTILGIQPVADTLLMPSEKEYQARYELRENSQQDVNYIVVLGGGFTYNPEWAPSSNLLNNSLFRVAEGVRLYYRNPNATLIFTGGAGVNKISSAEVAAQVAQSLGVPAEKTIALSTPKDTEEEAYEVDKLIGKKPFLLVTSANHLARAERFFLARGMKPIVAPANQLAITSPLHPWEKYFPSATYFQHSERAWYEFLGSIWQSVKPSEQPTEISENNHSPSDKINSDN, from the coding sequence ATGCTGTTTTTGCTCAAAAAATATGTTGCAGGCTTTCTGATGCCCTTGCCTTTGCTCTTATTAATTGCCTTTTTTGCATTAGCACTTCTTTGGTTTACTCGTTGGCAAAAGACGGGAAAAAGCCTACTCACTGTCGCGCTTGTTCTATTAACTATTTTAGGTATACAGCCTGTTGCCGATACACTATTAATGCCAAGTGAAAAAGAGTATCAAGCTCGTTATGAATTACGAGAAAATTCGCAACAAGATGTGAACTACATTGTTGTTTTAGGAGGTGGATTTACTTATAACCCAGAATGGGCGCCAAGTTCTAATCTTCTTAACAACAGTTTGTTTCGTGTTGCTGAAGGTGTAAGACTCTACTATCGCAATCCTAACGCAACACTGATTTTTACAGGTGGTGCCGGTGTTAATAAGATAAGCAGTGCAGAGGTAGCGGCTCAAGTTGCACAATCTTTAGGTGTACCTGCTGAGAAAACTATCGCCTTATCAACACCCAAAGATACTGAAGAAGAAGCTTATGAAGTTGATAAATTAATTGGCAAAAAACCATTTTTACTTGTGACGTCTGCTAACCATTTAGCTCGTGCTGAGCGTTTCTTTTTAGCGCGAGGAATGAAACCTATTGTTGCACCAGCTAATCAATTGGCTATCACTTCACCATTACATCCTTGGGAAAAATATTTTCCTTCCGCCACCTATTTTCAACACAGCGAACGTGCATGGTATGAATTTTTAGGATCGATATGGCAATCAGTAAAACCCTCGGAACAACCTACAGAAATATCAGAAAATAATCATTCCCCGTCAGATAAAATAAATTCAGATAACTGA